A window of Selenomonas ruminantium subsp. lactilytica TAM6421 contains these coding sequences:
- the larA gene encoding nickel-dependent lactate racemase codes for MKFSLPYDKGEMTAEIADANVLAVLESKAATYKADKGQQELVEASLDNPIGSPSLEELVKGKKNITIISSDHTRPVPSHITMPILLRRIRAVEPEANISILIATGFHRPSTHEELVNKYGEEIVKNENIVMHVSTDDSSMVKIGTLPSGGACIVNRTAVEADLLIAEGFIESHFFAGFSGGRKSVLPGVASYKTIMANHCGEFINDHHARTGNLLDNPIHRDMVYAARTAGLKFILNVVLNEDKEIIGAFAGDMERAHEKGCAFVADLAHVQKVQADITVSTNGGYPLDQNIYQAVKGMTAAEAANKEGGTIIMVAGCADGHGGEGFYHNLADAKTPQEFLDKAVATPRLETIPDQWTSQILARILAHHRVIMVSDLVQPNLITDMHMELAKSFDEALAKAYSYEGNDAKVAVIPDGLAVIVG; via the coding sequence ATGAAATTTTCTCTGCCCTATGACAAAGGGGAAATGACAGCCGAAATTGCCGACGCGAATGTTTTGGCTGTGCTGGAATCCAAGGCTGCAACCTACAAGGCTGACAAGGGCCAGCAGGAACTGGTGGAAGCTTCTTTGGACAATCCCATCGGTTCCCCAAGTCTGGAAGAACTGGTGAAAGGCAAGAAGAACATCACGATCATCAGCTCGGACCACACCCGTCCGGTACCGTCTCATATCACGATGCCGATTCTGCTGCGCCGGATCCGTGCTGTGGAACCGGAGGCCAATATCAGCATCCTGATCGCCACGGGCTTCCATCGTCCCTCCACCCATGAGGAACTGGTGAACAAGTACGGTGAGGAAATCGTCAAGAACGAGAACATCGTGATGCATGTGTCCACGGATGATAGTTCCATGGTGAAAATCGGCACTCTGCCCAGCGGCGGTGCCTGCATCGTCAACCGCACGGCAGTGGAAGCAGATCTGCTGATTGCCGAAGGCTTCATCGAGTCTCATTTCTTCGCTGGCTTCTCCGGCGGCCGCAAATCCGTGCTGCCCGGTGTGGCTTCCTACAAGACCATCATGGCCAACCACTGCGGTGAGTTCATCAACGATCATCATGCCCGCACGGGCAACCTGCTGGACAATCCCATCCATCGGGATATGGTCTACGCTGCCCGCACGGCTGGCCTGAAGTTCATCCTCAACGTGGTTCTCAATGAGGATAAGGAGATCATCGGCGCCTTTGCCGGCGATATGGAACGGGCCCATGAGAAGGGCTGTGCCTTTGTGGCGGATCTGGCTCATGTGCAGAAGGTGCAGGCGGACATCACCGTGTCCACCAATGGCGGCTATCCCCTCGACCAGAACATCTATCAGGCAGTCAAGGGCATGACGGCAGCCGAAGCCGCTAACAAGGAAGGCGGCACCATCATCATGGTGGCCGGCTGTGCTGACGGTCATGGCGGCGAAGGTTTCTATCATAACCTGGCCGATGCCAAGACGCCTCAGGAATTCCTCGACAAGGCTGTGGCTACGCCGCGCTTGGAGACCATTCCCGACCAGTGGACCTCCCAGATCCTCGCCCGTATCCTGGCCCATCACCGGGTGATCATGGTATCGGATCTGGTGCAGCCAAACCTCATTACGGATATGCATATGGAACTGGCCAAGAGTTTCGATGAGGCTTTGGCCAAGGCTTACAGCTATGAAGGCAATGATGCCAAGGTCGCCGTTATCCCCGATGGTCTGGCCGTTATTGTAGGCTGA
- a CDS encoding helix-turn-helix domain containing protein codes for MLPILDKNLQKEYALLSLLDSDERYFSCQELAEKLGLSERTIYKYLQNLTTQLSSYAPEELAIERSAALGIRLCRALWLSIHSVYTKLAQQSLTYDFFHNLFLETTDTTTAFCLAHFVSSASLYRTLSPMREALAAFSLTLDAADMRLDGEEMQIRYFYNNFYLQIYRGYAWPFPSISRQLVMNAIDDILGSLDAPMSISDRKHFSYWLAVIAHRLSLRHCLTKPLPAELGLDNEAYSTVLPAIQRFFQRLHLPATPPECQFVFYLLHAFPFGMNVQQRLFAAARDVRGFDCLPLTATDHFLAVFARYFPQWMGMGSPSFRLKLHRLHFHGALLSGSSDLLERYPFLKTYQQSYPAFAQRMAKLFASLAPHSCGRCFADERYLLPHYILLCSQYFDLAAGEPVIRLSLLTDYGPIYEEKIKKEIISRFRDDFHIKFALPHEGYDILITNLPVKIVTQGHSTLSLHAAFNQREWTLLARLLALAQQRG; via the coding sequence ATGCTCCCCATCCTGGACAAAAACCTGCAAAAAGAATATGCTCTGCTGAGCCTGCTGGATTCTGACGAACGCTATTTTTCCTGTCAGGAACTAGCCGAAAAGCTCGGCTTATCCGAGCGCACCATCTATAAATATTTGCAGAATCTCACCACACAGCTTTCCAGCTATGCCCCCGAAGAACTGGCCATTGAACGCAGTGCCGCCTTGGGCATCCGCCTTTGCCGCGCCCTCTGGCTCAGCATCCATAGCGTCTACACCAAATTGGCGCAGCAATCCCTGACCTATGATTTCTTCCATAATTTGTTTTTGGAGACCACGGACACGACCACGGCTTTCTGCCTGGCCCATTTCGTCAGTTCCGCCTCCCTTTACCGGACCCTTTCCCCCATGCGGGAGGCTCTGGCAGCTTTTTCCCTAACCCTTGACGCTGCCGATATGCGGCTGGATGGCGAGGAAATGCAGATCCGCTATTTCTACAACAATTTTTACCTGCAGATCTACCGGGGCTATGCCTGGCCATTTCCCTCCATCTCCCGTCAGCTGGTGATGAATGCCATCGATGATATCCTGGGCAGTCTCGATGCTCCTATGTCCATCAGTGACCGCAAGCATTTCTCCTACTGGCTGGCGGTTATCGCGCACCGCCTGAGCCTGCGCCACTGCCTAACCAAACCATTGCCGGCAGAACTCGGTCTGGACAATGAAGCCTACAGCACCGTGTTGCCTGCCATCCAGCGCTTTTTCCAGCGGCTCCATCTGCCCGCCACTCCTCCGGAATGTCAATTTGTCTTTTACCTGCTCCACGCCTTTCCCTTTGGCATGAATGTACAGCAGCGGCTCTTTGCCGCCGCCCGGGACGTCCGGGGCTTTGACTGCCTGCCGCTGACGGCCACGGACCATTTCCTGGCGGTCTTTGCCCGCTATTTTCCCCAGTGGATGGGCATGGGCTCCCCGAGTTTCCGCCTGAAGCTCCACCGGCTGCATTTCCATGGCGCCCTGCTCAGCGGCAGCTCCGATCTGTTGGAGCGCTATCCCTTTCTCAAGACATATCAGCAAAGCTATCCTGCCTTTGCCCAACGCATGGCGAAGTTGTTTGCCTCCCTGGCTCCCCATTCCTGCGGCCGCTGTTTTGCCGATGAGCGCTATCTGCTCCCCCATTACATCCTGCTGTGCAGCCAGTATTTCGACCTGGCCGCCGGCGAGCCTGTCATCCGCCTCTCCCTGCTGACCGATTACGGCCCCATCTATGAAGAGAAAATAAAAAAGGAAATCATCTCCCGTTTCCGGGATGATTTCCACATAAAATTCGCACTGCCCCATGAAGGCTATGATATTCTCATCACCAATCTGCCGGTGAAGATTGTCACGCAAGGCCATTCCACCCTGTCCCTCCACGCTGCCTTCAATCAGCGGGAATGGACGCTGCTGGCCCGGCTGCTTGCACTGGCACAGCAACGCGGGTGA
- a CDS encoding MerR family transcriptional regulator, with the protein MARHMTFHVGEFARMTGVNKRTLHYYDSEGIFSPEAVESNGYRAYSSRQFYPFYMIRMFRDMGLDLSEIKEYMEGRTPEKFAALLAGQEQWLDQEMKKLQRMKQIVVNQRHVLQQAEKVRLNMVEEVEMPGQRLVVSENLRQFYLQEDWNGVEQKFATYMRDIMEGEVLTGYTFGAMVAPEDFMRPGGEQIVSYFYVPTDQKWRTLPKAQRRLKAAGRFVVTYFAGNYMNTTASYELLRGYMSDHGLMPAGPSYEESLLEDMSTSNAEEFITRVAVPVQAAGPAASIPAD; encoded by the coding sequence ATGGCGCGTCATATGACATTCCATGTGGGGGAATTTGCCCGGATGACCGGGGTGAACAAGCGTACCCTCCACTATTATGACAGCGAGGGCATCTTCAGCCCCGAGGCAGTGGAGAGCAATGGCTACCGGGCCTATTCCTCCCGCCAGTTCTACCCCTTCTATATGATCCGGATGTTTCGGGATATGGGCCTGGACTTGTCCGAAATCAAGGAGTATATGGAAGGGCGTACGCCGGAGAAATTTGCGGCGTTGCTGGCAGGTCAGGAGCAATGGCTGGATCAGGAAATGAAAAAGCTGCAGCGCATGAAACAGATTGTGGTCAATCAGCGTCATGTGCTGCAGCAGGCGGAAAAAGTCAGGCTGAACATGGTGGAAGAGGTGGAAATGCCCGGTCAGCGGCTGGTGGTGTCAGAAAATCTGCGCCAATTTTACCTGCAGGAGGATTGGAATGGCGTGGAACAGAAATTTGCCACCTATATGCGGGATATCATGGAAGGGGAAGTGCTCACCGGCTATACCTTCGGGGCCATGGTTGCCCCTGAGGATTTTATGCGGCCGGGGGGAGAACAGATCGTAAGCTATTTTTACGTGCCCACGGATCAAAAATGGCGCACCCTGCCCAAAGCCCAGCGGCGGCTGAAGGCTGCCGGGCGTTTTGTGGTGACCTATTTTGCCGGGAATTATATGAACACCACCGCTTCCTATGAATTGCTGCGCGGCTATATGTCCGACCATGGGCTGATGCCTGCCGGGCCCTCCTATGAGGAAAGCCTGTTGGAGGATATGAGTACCAGCAATGCAGAGGAATTCATCACCCGCGTTGCTGTGCCAGTGCAAGCAGCCGGGCCAGCAGCGTCCATTCCCGCTGATTGA
- a CDS encoding MATE family efflux transporter, with translation MSTKTHNPLAYHHSMWSLLKFAAPSIGMMIIISLYTVTDGILIGRYVGSDALAASNIVYPAFNLVLGLAIMLAAGGSALVAKTLGEGNRELANRRFTLITISGATLSTILALLLWLMHKPLLMFLGASPALYAECVNYLTALLPFFPTAALMLIFNALFIADGRPIQGFMVSVVSGVLNALLDYLFMAHMGLGIVGAALGTGLGGTAAAVIGLHYFSCRSRLLRFCRPAWEWKALGQAMYNGSSELVTEISVGLTTFLFNIITFSWAGEDGVAAISVILYAEMLLTSVLMGFNNGIAPLFSYQYGAKNYLELVRLLKMALLGIFAFSLVAFAGSRILAEPLISLFLPDGGSVYTLTVNGFLLFSFSFLLSGFNLFTSGFFTAIADGKTSALASFARNLAGIVIFLLLLPQLIGFSGVWLAVPAADMAAVVLSCFLLYDQRQSFQQLGQKRRQRQGKIHSPKLPA, from the coding sequence ATGTCAACAAAAACACATAATCCCCTGGCTTATCACCACAGTATGTGGTCACTGCTGAAGTTTGCGGCCCCCTCCATCGGTATGATGATCATCATCTCCCTCTATACCGTCACCGATGGCATCCTGATTGGCCGCTACGTTGGCAGTGACGCTCTGGCTGCTTCCAACATCGTCTACCCGGCTTTCAATCTCGTATTGGGGCTGGCCATTATGCTCGCCGCCGGCGGTTCGGCATTGGTTGCCAAAACCCTGGGCGAGGGTAATCGCGAGCTTGCCAACAGACGATTTACCCTGATCACCATCAGCGGTGCCACGCTGAGCACGATCCTGGCTCTGCTGCTCTGGCTTATGCATAAGCCTTTGCTCATGTTTTTAGGGGCCAGTCCGGCCCTTTATGCAGAATGTGTAAATTACCTAACCGCCCTGCTGCCCTTTTTCCCCACGGCGGCCTTGATGCTGATCTTCAATGCTCTCTTCATCGCCGACGGCCGTCCCATTCAGGGCTTTATGGTCTCCGTGGTCTCTGGCGTGCTGAATGCCCTGCTGGACTATCTCTTCATGGCCCATATGGGGCTTGGCATTGTCGGTGCGGCTCTGGGTACCGGCCTGGGCGGGACCGCCGCCGCAGTGATCGGCCTGCACTACTTCAGCTGCCGCAGCCGTCTGCTCCGCTTCTGCCGGCCTGCATGGGAATGGAAAGCCCTGGGACAGGCCATGTATAATGGCTCCTCCGAACTGGTAACGGAAATTTCCGTAGGCCTGACCACCTTCCTCTTCAATATCATCACCTTCTCCTGGGCAGGAGAGGACGGCGTAGCTGCCATCTCGGTCATCCTCTATGCCGAAATGCTGCTGACCTCCGTGCTGATGGGCTTCAACAATGGCATCGCACCGCTTTTCTCCTATCAGTACGGGGCCAAGAATTATCTGGAACTTGTGCGGCTGCTGAAAATGGCCCTGCTGGGAATTTTTGCCTTTTCCCTGGTGGCCTTTGCCGGTTCCCGCATTTTGGCAGAACCCCTTATCAGCCTGTTCCTGCCGGATGGCGGTTCCGTCTACACGCTGACCGTCAATGGCTTCCTGCTCTTCAGCTTCAGCTTCCTGCTTTCCGGCTTCAACCTCTTTACCTCGGGGTTCTTTACCGCCATTGCCGATGGCAAAACCTCAGCCCTGGCCTCCTTTGCCCGGAATCTGGCCGGTATCGTGATCTTCCTGCTGCTGCTGCCCCAGCTGATCGGCTTCAGCGGCGTCTGGCTGGCAGTACCGGCAGCCGATATGGCCGCCGTCGTCCTATCCTGCTTCCTGCTCTATGACCAGCGGCAGAGTTTTCAGCAGCTGGGCCAGAAACGACGTCAACGACAGGGCAAGATCCATTCGCCCAAATTGCCGGCCTGA
- a CDS encoding DedA family protein, producing the protein MEHFSTIFLDFIASWGYVAVAILMAAENACIPIPSELILGFAGYLIFADQMTFTGALVAGMVGGMAGSIFAYAVGHYGGRTFVDKYGHYFFVKKSHVDIAQNWFDKYGLKAVFFSRMLPVVRTFISLPAGFAHVDMKKFLSLTFLGSLPWTALILFAGMMLGKSWEIMLAIGHQASLIFVGICAVVIAVMYLRYRKRKQQKQVLE; encoded by the coding sequence ATGGAACACTTTTCAACGATTTTTTTGGATTTCATCGCTTCCTGGGGATATGTGGCGGTGGCTATCCTGATGGCTGCGGAGAATGCCTGCATTCCCATTCCCAGTGAGCTTATCCTGGGCTTTGCTGGCTATCTGATCTTTGCTGACCAGATGACGTTTACAGGGGCCCTGGTGGCCGGTATGGTGGGCGGCATGGCTGGCTCCATCTTCGCCTATGCTGTGGGGCATTATGGCGGCCGTACTTTTGTGGATAAATATGGTCATTATTTCTTCGTCAAGAAATCCCATGTGGATATCGCTCAGAACTGGTTTGATAAATACGGGCTCAAGGCCGTGTTCTTCAGCCGCATGCTGCCGGTGGTGCGCACCTTCATCTCCCTGCCCGCAGGCTTTGCCCATGTGGACATGAAGAAATTCCTGAGTCTGACCTTCCTGGGTTCCCTGCCCTGGACGGCACTGATTCTCTTCGCCGGCATGATGCTGGGCAAGAGCTGGGAGATCATGCTGGCCATCGGTCATCAGGCAAGCCTGATCTTCGTGGGCATCTGTGCCGTGGTGATTGCCGTGATGTACCTGCGCTATCGCAAACGCAAACAGCAGAAACAAGTATTGGAATAA
- a CDS encoding AEC family transporter has protein sequence MTLLEGASLRILYVLTDLICPLVVGYFMHHRHWVSDNIINKVIRFNVICVYTTLSLLSFWVLPLSWNLLLVPLFGAALVLLPGAIGWLVFASRMENLLDRGAFIASAMLANLGTLGGVCAFILYNEQGYAYAQLIGTTQNILLCIVVFPMAQYFYLKHSASLRKSSPSHNFREMFFSINQLSLLGMVAGLILNANGIQRPPVLGEIFQSLVHIGAWIAMLPVGFLIDFRQVRRYARNIQTLTLLRFVITPLIFNAITYFFVSDSLLRGTLMILTFCPTAINAVLACKLYKLNTDLCVSSFVITTAAFLLVIFPLLFFCLH, from the coding sequence GTGACTCTTTTGGAAGGTGCATCCCTGCGTATCCTCTATGTGCTGACTGACCTGATCTGCCCTTTGGTGGTGGGCTATTTTATGCACCACCGCCACTGGGTGTCCGACAACATCATCAACAAGGTCATCCGCTTCAATGTCATCTGTGTCTACACCACCCTGTCCCTGCTTAGTTTCTGGGTACTGCCTCTGTCCTGGAACCTGCTGCTGGTGCCGCTGTTCGGCGCGGCTTTAGTACTGCTGCCCGGAGCCATTGGCTGGCTCGTCTTTGCCAGCCGCATGGAAAATCTCCTGGACCGGGGTGCCTTCATCGCCAGCGCCATGCTGGCCAATCTGGGCACCCTGGGCGGGGTATGCGCCTTCATCCTCTACAACGAGCAGGGCTATGCCTATGCCCAGCTTATCGGCACGACACAGAACATCCTGCTCTGCATCGTGGTCTTTCCCATGGCCCAGTATTTCTATCTGAAGCACAGCGCTTCCCTGCGGAAATCCAGCCCCAGCCATAATTTCCGGGAAATGTTCTTTTCCATCAACCAGCTGAGCCTGCTGGGCATGGTTGCCGGTTTGATCCTCAATGCCAACGGCATCCAGCGCCCGCCTGTGCTGGGGGAGATCTTCCAGAGCCTCGTGCATATCGGCGCCTGGATTGCCATGCTGCCCGTGGGCTTCCTGATCGACTTCCGGCAGGTGCGCCGCTATGCCCGCAATATCCAGACCCTTACCCTGCTGCGCTTCGTCATCACGCCGCTGATCTTCAACGCCATCACCTATTTCTTCGTCAGCGATTCCCTGCTGCGGGGCACTTTGATGATCCTGACCTTCTGCCCCACGGCCATCAATGCCGTGCTGGCCTGCAAGCTCTACAAGCTCAATACGGATCTCTGCGTGTCCTCCTTCGTTATCACCACGGCGGCTTTCCTGCTGGTTATTTTCCCTTTGTTATTCTTCTGCCTGCATTGA
- a CDS encoding DUF4127 family protein, whose protein sequence is MKRIYILIFLVLGLAFACWHYALHPAVPAGTIIQPNTPSKSILLIPLDGRPPCRQFVIDAGAIAGYAVNTPPSELQDYYSAPGDTAGMRKWLQENLPQQEAAIISIDQLLYGGLLAAREKEATPAQQDELIAFLRQLHQENPNKPLLAFSILPRQTPQDTIDGYQEKKDLLAYSRLKGRQYAGLPVDEGELSRLEQAISPQNMQKYLQHFDENEALNRKLIALVKEGVLTRLVLGQDDGEEYSIPNIAKAHLWAFMQQEGLPEDKAVITHGADEIALTMLTAYQNESAGYQPAIYIAYNHPATAGTIMPYMAIDMATVAREKIDLSGGREAASPDEADLILYLSANDYEQDTVSLRARNVQELKGYLNQSKHIALVDLSKHFMAQETLLPLLLAKDIPLNALTAYAGWNTASNAVGTATASASLYLSAQKNAQSPEEALGTMASNIHFLQNRILEDYFYLKEDIDTVNHTLKKAGYRNTADLDLEHNWRWANSMLQESMQKHLAAYKQSKALKAPVRIDTPQGAFTVFMDDLTMELSFPWPRTFEIYLETTPYLYQTSTS, encoded by the coding sequence GTGAAGCGAATCTATATTTTGATCTTCCTTGTGCTCGGCCTGGCTTTTGCCTGCTGGCATTACGCCCTGCATCCGGCTGTGCCAGCAGGCACCATTATCCAGCCCAACACGCCCTCTAAGAGCATCCTGCTGATTCCCCTGGACGGCCGCCCGCCCTGCCGGCAATTCGTCATAGATGCCGGTGCCATCGCCGGTTATGCGGTCAACACGCCCCCCTCAGAGCTTCAGGACTATTACTCCGCCCCCGGCGATACAGCAGGCATGCGGAAATGGCTGCAGGAAAACCTGCCCCAGCAGGAAGCGGCCATTATCTCCATCGACCAGCTGCTCTACGGGGGGCTGTTGGCCGCCCGGGAAAAAGAAGCCACACCGGCCCAGCAGGACGAGCTGATTGCCTTCCTGCGCCAGCTCCATCAGGAAAATCCAAATAAGCCCCTGCTGGCCTTCAGCATCCTGCCCCGGCAGACGCCTCAGGATACCATTGACGGCTATCAGGAGAAAAAGGATCTGCTGGCCTATTCCCGCCTGAAGGGACGCCAATACGCCGGCCTTCCTGTGGACGAAGGGGAGCTCTCCCGGCTGGAACAGGCCATCAGCCCCCAAAACATGCAGAAATACCTGCAGCACTTTGATGAAAACGAAGCCCTGAACCGCAAACTCATCGCCCTGGTCAAGGAGGGCGTTCTGACCAGATTGGTACTGGGACAGGACGATGGCGAGGAATACAGCATCCCCAATATCGCCAAAGCCCATCTCTGGGCCTTTATGCAGCAGGAGGGACTTCCTGAAGATAAGGCGGTCATCACCCACGGCGCCGATGAGATCGCCCTGACCATGCTGACGGCCTATCAGAATGAGTCTGCCGGTTATCAGCCCGCAATCTATATCGCCTATAACCATCCTGCCACCGCTGGCACCATCATGCCCTATATGGCCATCGATATGGCCACTGTCGCCCGGGAAAAGATCGATTTGTCAGGCGGCCGGGAAGCGGCCTCCCCTGACGAGGCTGACCTGATTCTCTACCTTTCCGCCAATGATTATGAACAGGATACCGTCAGCCTTCGCGCCCGCAATGTTCAGGAACTGAAAGGCTATCTGAACCAGTCAAAGCATATCGCCCTGGTGGATCTGTCCAAACACTTCATGGCACAGGAAACGCTGCTTCCCCTGCTGCTGGCCAAGGATATCCCGCTGAATGCCCTGACCGCCTATGCCGGCTGGAATACGGCCAGCAACGCCGTCGGCACGGCAACCGCTTCGGCCAGCCTTTACCTCAGCGCACAAAAAAATGCCCAGAGTCCGGAAGAAGCCTTGGGCACCATGGCGAGCAATATCCATTTCCTGCAAAACCGCATACTGGAAGATTACTTCTATCTGAAGGAAGATATCGATACCGTCAACCATACACTCAAGAAAGCCGGCTACCGCAATACCGCCGATCTGGATCTGGAACATAACTGGCGCTGGGCCAATTCCATGCTGCAGGAGAGCATGCAGAAGCATCTGGCTGCCTATAAACAGAGCAAAGCCCTGAAAGCACCGGTAAGAATCGATACCCCGCAGGGAGCTTTCACCGTCTTTATGGACGACCTGACCATGGAACTCAGTTTCCCCTGGCCCAGGACCTTTGAGATTTATCTGGAAACCACGCCGTATCTCTATCAAACTTCAACATCATAA
- a CDS encoding methyl-accepting chemotaxis protein has product MESSGHRERLRRKASEEMRLKDIRIGYKILVLVVIGIIGMAVLSFSGYSAMSKAGDDLDNMYNRKLKATRMLGDEINYMRMIQVRIVKHILDPKDAKINASIDEAVSSYEKTWPEYKALGMRAEKAAAEIPNTEKKWAEYKSGIEQARKLADAGKTQEAWSYYKGVEAGVTQDLLKSLVALQKVADDNAEALNEEIAERNQSEMFLMIITTVLCFAVLMGIATFIIRDIMTSLDKMVAECRRMKDGDFRLNDDYEPRGDELGHMSEAMQAMRESLNKLMRHVSESSEQLAASSEELTASAGQAAQAATQVAQSATEVVESVEHQQQAVMGSNESVQSAEASIEEIRQKSVQVEENSSMVAKRAEEGNMSIDNSVRQIKDVEVTVTSSAMMVDRLGERSKQIGEIVDAMTGIAEQTNLLALNASIEAARAGEHGRGFKVVAEEVGKLAQESKESAEKIAGLVREIQDDTENAVIAMRSGKQAVIEGAHSVEALRTMFEEINQLVAGVSGEITHVTEAINATADATNEIAAEMSNINSYSGKVASEMQAVSAATEEQSASAEEIASASDALATLAQSQQAALSHFRF; this is encoded by the coding sequence GTGGAATCGAGCGGCCATAGGGAACGGCTGCGCAGAAAGGCAAGTGAGGAAATGAGACTGAAAGACATTCGTATTGGGTACAAAATCCTGGTGCTGGTTGTTATTGGCATCATTGGTATGGCAGTCCTGAGCTTTTCGGGGTATAGTGCTATGAGCAAGGCCGGGGATGACCTTGACAATATGTACAACCGCAAGCTGAAGGCAACGAGGATGCTGGGCGACGAGATCAACTATATGCGGATGATCCAGGTGCGGATTGTCAAGCATATCCTGGACCCTAAGGACGCCAAGATCAATGCGTCCATTGATGAAGCGGTCAGCAGTTATGAGAAGACCTGGCCCGAGTATAAGGCCTTGGGAATGAGAGCGGAAAAGGCTGCGGCGGAGATTCCCAACACGGAGAAAAAGTGGGCCGAGTATAAGAGCGGGATCGAACAGGCCCGGAAACTGGCTGATGCAGGCAAGACTCAGGAGGCATGGAGCTATTACAAAGGCGTGGAAGCCGGCGTGACGCAGGACCTCCTGAAGAGTCTGGTTGCATTGCAGAAAGTTGCCGATGATAATGCAGAAGCCCTCAATGAAGAGATCGCTGAGCGGAATCAGAGTGAAATGTTCCTGATGATCATTACGACCGTATTGTGTTTTGCGGTTTTGATGGGCATTGCTACCTTCATTATCCGGGATATCATGACCTCTCTGGACAAGATGGTGGCGGAATGCCGTCGGATGAAAGATGGGGATTTCAGACTTAATGATGATTATGAACCCCGGGGTGACGAGCTGGGCCATATGAGTGAAGCCATGCAGGCGATGCGAGAATCCCTTAATAAGCTCATGCGTCATGTCAGCGAATCTTCCGAGCAGCTGGCCGCATCTTCAGAGGAACTCACCGCCAGTGCCGGGCAGGCTGCCCAGGCAGCTACCCAGGTTGCCCAGTCCGCTACGGAAGTTGTGGAGTCCGTGGAACATCAGCAGCAGGCTGTGATGGGGAGCAATGAGTCGGTTCAGAGCGCTGAAGCTTCGATTGAGGAAATCCGTCAGAAATCTGTTCAGGTAGAGGAAAATTCCTCCATGGTGGCCAAGCGGGCGGAAGAGGGCAATATGTCCATCGATAATTCGGTCCGTCAGATCAAGGATGTGGAGGTAACGGTGACTTCATCGGCAATGATGGTAGATCGACTGGGCGAACGCTCCAAGCAGATTGGTGAGATTGTGGATGCCATGACCGGTATTGCTGAGCAGACCAACCTGTTGGCCCTGAATGCTTCCATTGAGGCTGCCCGTGCCGGTGAGCATGGCCGAGGCTTCAAGGTGGTAGCTGAAGAAGTCGGCAAGCTGGCCCAGGAATCCAAGGAATCTGCTGAAAAGATCGCAGGCCTTGTCCGGGAAATCCAGGATGATACGGAAAATGCTGTGATTGCCATGCGTTCCGGCAAGCAGGCTGTAATTGAGGGTGCTCATAGTGTAGAAGCCCTGCGCACCATGTTCGAAGAGATCAATCAGCTGGTGGCAGGTGTCTCCGGTGAAATCACCCATGTGACGGAAGCCATCAACGCTACGGCTGATGCCACGAATGAAATTGCCGCCGAGATGAGCAATATCAATAGCTACAGCGGCAAGGTGGCCAGCGAAATGCAGGCTGTATCCGCCGCTACCGAAGAGCAATCTGCCTCGGCTGAGGAGATCGCCTCCGCCAGTGATGCCCTGGCTACGCTGGCCCAGAGCCAGCAGGCGGCCTTGTCTCACTTCCGCTTCTAA